In one Cystobacter fuscus DSM 2262 genomic region, the following are encoded:
- a CDS encoding methyl-accepting chemotaxis protein: MTFKQKASVLPMVATLFLLLILAIVLLVGRDVYRLNARIIHGYSPAIASMRQFDSLASLLRWHLRDQSPAGDAARRAAMLQLAAEFERELARVQDNPVMEPGRLRMMREAFEAFWEVSQRAGPGEMDLVLERHAALLQVLRGAGDWAQAGLERSLEEVALLHRWRQGWVLSLGLLCVLVLGGLSVWLARGVVGPLTRLTAVTTRIATEGDLSQRIDVNSRDELGELARGIEALVTRLRTVPVTLRGTVDELTWAAGRLTEASQRQVTFLGHLSNSLAEVEGMTRQIAQTASQAAGRAEVVLKVAGQADQFSALGRGSIETSARGLQQLSTRVEEMMRSVANLSEQAARAGEIIGSVRDLADQSNVLALNASIEAARAGEEGRGFAVVAREMRALSGQSLQSTQRIGKILLEINQAIRNAVSIAEQDSQQVDAGISQVMTSAERLKEITTVVNESGKAARQIVASVKQQNVGIEQLHQVIATLTDRMSAVSESTRDAKEAVGQVNQSLDKLKQVAARFHD, encoded by the coding sequence ATGACGTTCAAGCAGAAGGCTTCCGTCCTGCCCATGGTGGCCACGCTCTTTCTCCTGCTCATCCTGGCGATCGTTTTGTTGGTGGGGCGGGACGTGTACCGGCTGAACGCGCGCATCATCCACGGCTACTCGCCCGCGATCGCCTCGATGCGGCAGTTCGACTCGCTGGCGTCCCTGTTGCGCTGGCACCTGCGCGACCAGTCCCCCGCGGGAGACGCGGCGCGCCGGGCGGCGATGCTGCAACTGGCGGCGGAGTTCGAGCGGGAGCTGGCGCGCGTGCAGGACAATCCGGTGATGGAGCCGGGGCGGTTGCGGATGATGCGCGAGGCCTTCGAGGCGTTCTGGGAGGTGTCCCAGCGCGCCGGGCCCGGGGAGATGGACCTGGTGCTGGAGCGCCACGCGGCGCTGCTCCAGGTGCTGCGCGGCGCGGGGGATTGGGCCCAGGCGGGGCTGGAGCGCTCGCTGGAGGAGGTGGCCCTGTTGCACCGCTGGCGCCAGGGCTGGGTGCTCAGTCTGGGGCTGCTGTGCGTGCTGGTGCTCGGAGGGCTGTCGGTCTGGCTGGCGCGCGGGGTAGTGGGGCCGCTCACGCGCCTGACGGCGGTGACCACGCGCATCGCGACCGAGGGGGACCTGTCCCAGCGCATCGACGTGAACTCGCGGGACGAGCTCGGCGAGCTGGCGCGGGGCATCGAGGCGCTGGTGACGCGGCTGCGCACGGTGCCGGTGACGCTGCGGGGCACCGTGGACGAGCTGACGTGGGCGGCCGGGCGGCTCACCGAGGCGAGCCAGCGGCAGGTGACGTTCCTGGGCCATCTGTCCAACTCCCTGGCCGAGGTGGAGGGGATGACGCGGCAGATCGCCCAGACGGCGAGCCAGGCGGCGGGGCGGGCCGAGGTGGTGTTGAAGGTGGCGGGGCAGGCGGATCAGTTCAGCGCCCTGGGGCGGGGCTCCATCGAGACCAGCGCGCGGGGGTTGCAGCAGCTGAGCACGCGCGTGGAGGAGATGATGCGCAGCGTGGCGAACCTGTCGGAGCAGGCGGCGCGCGCGGGGGAGATCATCGGCAGCGTGCGCGACCTGGCGGACCAGTCGAACGTGCTGGCGCTCAACGCCTCCATCGAGGCGGCGCGCGCGGGCGAGGAGGGGCGGGGCTTCGCGGTGGTGGCGCGCGAGATGCGGGCGCTCAGTGGCCAGTCGCTGCAGAGCACCCAGCGCATCGGGAAGATCCTGCTGGAGATCAACCAGGCCATCCGCAACGCGGTGTCGATCGCGGAGCAGGACAGCCAGCAGGTGGACGCGGGCATCTCCCAGGTGATGACGTCGGCGGAGCGGTTGAAGGAAATCACCACGGTGGTGAACGAGAGCGGCAAGGCGGCCCGGCAGATCGTCGCGTCGGTGAAGCAGCAGAACGTGGGCATCGAGCAGCTCCACCAGGTGATCGCCACGTTGACGGACCGGATGAGCGCGGTGTCCGAGTCGACGCGGGACGCGAAGGAGGCGGTGGGCCAGGTGAACCAGTCCCTGGACAAGCTCAAGCAGGTGGCGGCCCGCTTCCACGACTGA
- a CDS encoding glutathione S-transferase family protein, which yields MGLLVDGEWKKDWYAPDDAGRFVRPKTRFRDQVSANGQGRFPVEPGRYHLYVSTACPWASRTLIIRAVKGLEEAVGVTVVDPRMGEDGWSFEGYPGSDQDRLHGARYLREIYQRADPHYTGRVTVPVLWDTRERTIVNNESREVLRMLDTEFHALAREPVTLWPEALRERVDETITALYEPVNNGVYRAGFAKSQDAYEKACRELFTALEGWEQVLSRQRYLCGDVLTEADVCLYTTLVRFDLVYYAHFKCNLSRLQDFPNLWNYLLDLYQTRGFAETTDLEHIKVHYYWSQDAVNPTRIVPLGPRVDLRAPHDRDRWGPRRLAPLPVPASGRS from the coding sequence GTGGGACTGCTGGTGGACGGCGAGTGGAAGAAGGACTGGTACGCCCCGGATGACGCCGGGCGGTTCGTGCGTCCGAAGACGCGCTTCCGGGACCAGGTGTCCGCGAACGGGCAGGGGCGCTTCCCGGTGGAGCCGGGCCGCTATCACCTCTATGTGTCCACGGCCTGTCCCTGGGCCTCGCGCACGCTCATCATCCGCGCCGTGAAGGGGCTGGAGGAGGCGGTGGGCGTCACGGTGGTGGACCCGCGCATGGGCGAGGACGGCTGGAGCTTCGAGGGCTATCCCGGCTCGGACCAGGACCGGCTCCATGGGGCGCGCTACCTGCGGGAAATCTACCAGCGCGCGGATCCCCACTACACGGGCCGCGTGACGGTGCCGGTGCTCTGGGACACGCGCGAGCGGACGATCGTCAACAACGAGTCGCGCGAGGTGCTGCGGATGCTCGACACCGAGTTCCATGCGCTCGCCCGCGAACCCGTGACGCTCTGGCCCGAGGCCCTGCGCGAGCGGGTGGACGAGACGATCACCGCGCTCTACGAGCCGGTGAACAACGGTGTGTACCGGGCGGGCTTCGCCAAGAGCCAGGATGCCTATGAGAAGGCCTGCCGCGAGCTGTTCACCGCGCTGGAGGGCTGGGAGCAGGTGTTGTCCCGGCAGCGCTACCTCTGCGGAGACGTGCTCACCGAGGCGGACGTGTGTCTGTACACGACGCTCGTGCGCTTCGACCTCGTCTACTACGCGCACTTCAAGTGCAACCTGTCACGTCTCCAGGACTTCCCGAACCTCTGGAACTACCTGCTCGATCTGTACCAGACGCGGGGCTTCGCGGAGACGACGGACCTGGAGCACATCAAGGTGCACTACTACTGGAGCCAGGACGCGGTGAACCCCACGCGGATCGTTCCGCTGGGGCCCCGGGTGGACCTGCGTGCTCCCCATGACCGGGACCGGTGGGGGCCTCGACGGCTGGCACCCCTTCCGGTCCCCGCTTCCGGCCGCTCCTGA